Within Telopea speciosissima isolate NSW1024214 ecotype Mountain lineage chromosome 8, Tspe_v1, whole genome shotgun sequence, the genomic segment TTCTCTAGTACAATAAGCATGTGATAGAATTTTCTCATTCCTAGCAGTTTTAGGTTCATTTATTTATCTTTAATGATTGACTGATTAAAAACTATAATGAAGTCAGAAAGTATATGAATTGAGGATTTTGAACTCTGAATTTGATACCATCATGTGGGTAGAAACACTCTTGAATGGTGAGTTGGTTTAGTGGGGGCACTggcagggttttaagaatcgggaaTTAGATCGGCGAATCGGCCGTGACTGATTCAATACGGCTgattcacacccaaaaaccctagaaattcactgtttttggatctgatgACTGATTCTAGGGGTTCTTGGAGACTGATTTCGATCCGATGCGGATTGAAGTTGCCACAGACTGATTCCATCCCCGATTctgtgttttaaaaccctgggCACTGGAAATGCTATTAATGGTTTGTCCCTTGATTTTGAAGGGTCTGTTGCAGCAAAATTCTATGGCTCATTGATTCTGGATGTTTGTTATAACTGATCATTTACTTTTCCGTACTTCAGCTTGTCTGGATTTGCTTTGTTACAATAATATGATTCATTCTCTGCTTTTCTAATCCTACAGCACTTGCAGCGGCACTTCTTGGGAAGCATTATAAGACCTACTCCATGGTATATAACCTCTTTATCTTCTTGGGTTATTTATTTGTTGATTGGTGATAATATCCTATTACTATTTGACCATGATTTTGTAGCCACCCGCAATCAGTCAATTCCTTAACTGTAACTATATCTGATATCATGGTTGCAGACGAAAAAATTCTTGCCCACAGGATTCTATGCCATTGTTAGGTACTTATAAAATCTTGAGTGCTTTTGTTTGGTTGTATTTTGAAGTCTAGAGTGCCAGACCTGATGGGGAAAATAATATTCGTACTTCTTCCTCAATTGCAGCGCTGCAATGTTGTGTTTCTATTCCTATGTGCTGATTTCTGGAGGAAACCCTCCACCAAAGAAGTTAAAGTCAGCCGAAGCTGCTCCATCATGATGCAAAGTAAAGTTCATTGCGTAAAGTTTTTCATGTAATATATTATCTTCTTATACAAGTTGTACTCAGGTTACGGTTGAACCATTCCCACTTTTTGTCATTTAGTTCAATCTAATGTATAATTATGTGTGGGAAGAGAAATACATAAATAGAACGGGATGGTGATGACTTATGAAGAGACAGAGGGAGAGGTGATTAATGGCTTGGAAATGTTCCTGAAAGGCTGTAACTGTAAAAGCCATGACAAAGTAAGATAATGATGTTTGGTGCAGTAGTTGTCATATTTCTACACGGGTTTTGGGTGTACTTCTTGGCGTGTGTGAAACTCATTCTGAAGACTGAAAGTCTTTATCTGTCTTGCCAACCTGCCCTGCTTTTCCAGGTTGGACTAGTGTGGTTTGATTTTGGGTGGGTCACTAGCCAGAAGCAAAGCACGAGTAAACATCATTAGTAAGCTGTCTCGGTAGCTAGCCAGAAGCAAAGCACGAATAacataacatcattagtaagctctccctctctctctctctctccccccccccccccctcttttagCCTTTTTTCATGGCAGCTGTTCCGGTGTAGGGTCTTACCAAATTGGATTTGGGACCTAATATTATCCTATTCCTCCACatccccatggagggttcagatctgttcccacctgtccccatgtgggtagctgatccagaTTCAAACTACACCTCCCACatccccatggagggttcagatctgttcccATCTATCCCCATGTGGGTTGCAGATCCAAACTTGTGTAGTTTCAACCCCAAACAACAGGGGTGGGGGTTTGGGATGGGACAAGAGTCCTACCAGAAGCTGATTCAGGCCAATTTGGCCCTCATCCAATTTACACCAAGACAGATATTTAGGACCATCCTGATAAGCTTATCAAGAAGAacacccccccctcccttttttaaGGTACTCAGAGCCCATATGACTATACAGTCTACCTAGAAAACGGTGATCGGACTGCAGGCTTTCAAGAATCACTTTCGAATCGGTCGAACCCCAATTTAAGCGTCAATGCTAATTATGGTCAGTCTGGCACATCTATTCCTTGTACAGAAAACCCCTGAACTGATTCAGGCCAATTCCGATCTGAATCCCTATTCAACATTTTTAAACCCTGTATAGGAGTGATAGTGCAATACTCTCGTGATTTACTTGCTGTGGCATGTGTCTTGGCTTTCACGGTATGAGTAGTTGATGCAATATTCCAAGCATAACGGAAGGGATGTGGCTGCCAAATGTAGGGTTCTGTCTGTTGTTACGTTACAACCACACTGCgacagaaaacaaaacaaaacatgtGACATGAAGGAGGATCTATCCGTATAAAATGGGATGATATGATGAGCAAACGAAGCCATCCTCTAAGAAACCTAGCAAGAGGCAAAAATGGGTTCCTTGGTTTCTGtaatcttcatcatcttctttcttctcatgttttcaaTTTCTTTAGCAAGCTCAAGCTCAATCTATGAGAATTTCCTCAAATGTGCTTCAAATTATTCTTCTGAATCAATATCTGAACTTGTCTACACTCCTCAAAACTcatccttctcttctatctGGAATTCTACAATACATAACCTTAGACTCCTTTCATCTAAGAACCCTCAACCTCTCTTTATTCTCACACCTACCCATGAATCCCACATACAAGCAGCGATTATCTGCTCTAAACAATATAATCTGCAGATCAAAGTCCGGAGTGGTGGCCATGATTATGAAGGCCTATCTTATCTATCTAATGTTTTGTTCCTCATTATTGATCTCCGTAACCTTCGGTCAATCGATGTCAACATGGAAGATGAGACCGCATGGGTTCAGGCAGGTGCAACTATTGGTGAGGTTTATTATCGAATTGCAGAGAAAAGTAGCGCCCATGGCTTCCCTGCAGGGACTTGCCACAGTGTGGGCATTGGTGGGTTGTTCAGTGGAGGTGGAAAAGGCACTATGGTGAGAAAATTTGGCCTTGCCTGTGATAACGTAATCGATGCTCGAAGAGTTGATGTTAATGGAAGAATTCTTGCTAGAAAATCAATGGGTGCAGATCTGGGCCatccgaggaggaggaggagcaagCTTTGGTGTCATCATCTCATGGCAGATCAGGTTAGTTCCTGTTGCACCTACTGTAACTGTATTCACAGTAAACAGAACACTTGAAGGAGGAGCAACTAAACTTGTTCACAAGTGGCAATACATAGCAGATAAGTTACATGAGGATCTCTTCATAAGAATCATAATACATGTTCAAGGTGGAGAGAGAACAACAATCCAAACTTCATTCATTTCCTTGTTCCTTGGATGTGCTAAAGAACTCCTCCTTTTGATGGAGAACAGCTTCCCAGAGTTAGGATTGGAAGCCAAAGACTGTATTGAGATGAGTTGGATCAACTCTACCCTCTACTTTGATGGATACCACAAtggaaacccccccccccccccttcgaCATTCTGATGAACAAGACTTCTCAGTGTAAGATATTCTTCAAGGCCAAGTCTGATTTTGTAAGGATACCCATTTCTAAAACAGGGCTGGAAGGGATATGGAAGCTGTTCCTTGAGGAAGAAGGAGCAGCCATGGAGATGGATCCTCTTGGTGGTAAGATGAGTAAGATATCAGAGTCTGAGACTCCATTTCCACACAGGGCTGGTAATCTGTACAACATGGATTATAGGATACTGTGGAATGAGGCAGAGGGAGGGATAGAGCAACCAAAAAGCAAATGAAAAAGATGAGGAAGCTCCACAAGTACATGACTCCTTATGTCTCCAATTCTCCTAGGGCTGCATACCTCAACTATAGAGATCTTGACTTGGGTAGAAACAAAGTCAGAAACACAAGCTACTCAAAAGCTACAGTTTGGGGTAGAAAGTATTTCAAGAATAACTTCAAAAGATTAGCGCTTGAAAGGGCAAGGTTGATCCAAGTAACTTGTTTTTGGAATGAGCAAAGCATTCCACCACTTGCCTTAACGGACAATTTTGTTTGtctttgggttaaaaatgcAAGCACTTTGTATCAGCTCATATTAGCGTTGTTGTAATAATAAGGCAATAGAGAGAAGTTAAACTCATCTGAACCTTATCTGGATAGTCACTCCCAAGTGTTGCTTTGATGTATTTCGATCACGAAGTGTACTGCAAATGATGCTCTATGAATGCTTTATGTacgggtgtcaattccaggccccgGCCCGATTGAGCCCGATCAGTTAAAGCTCGGCCCGACCTGATTATTAAAAAAGTCAGGCTTAAACCTGACACATTTAATAACTTGGTTTCTAACCCATCGAGTGCCCGATCAGACCGACGGATTCTAAGCTTGACCCTTTAAatttccccttcccttccccctcccttgTGTGGCACAAGCAGTGTCAATTTTTCTAGGACTCAGCCCAACTTCAGATTTAAGGACTTGGCTGGGTGAATCAATGATCAAGGTTTAGGCGTGTGGCATTGGGGTCACTAGGGAATGTGGAACCCCACCCCGCTCCTTGATCACTGTTTGGATAaattaagaaagataaaaaggCCATTGGGATACTCCTGCAACTCCATTAAGGTACACCCACCTGCaattctctctcactctttttCTGTGCGCAAGCCAAAGAGCGAAAGCCGATATCGCAAAGAGAGGCCATCCTCCCTCTCCCTACCGATTGTTCGAACTGAAACCCTAGCTTGTTCAAATGCCACCCATTTTATGATGCTCCTTCCTCAAGGGTTGCTTCTGCCTTTCCTTGCTCCATATGCCCGCCGATTTCCCTCTTATTATCTTTCACCTAGCATGTTGCATCTCCCTTGGTTTTTTTTGTAGAACTCAATTTTCCTTCTGTttgggatccatgtagccgaccccattaagttgggacaaggctgagtttgttgttgttaggTTAAAAACATCTTGGTGGATCTTGTTCGTCTCCCATTTCTGTTAAGAGAAATTTGGGGGGTTTTTGTGTGGgagtgggagggggggggggtttggggcgTGGATTTGAAACCAATTGGGGAATGGGTAATCTAAGAAATGGGTATACGTAATTTTGAGAAAAGCAACAGATCTGTAAATTGGGAGTTGGTTCTTTGAACAATTTGGGTAATGGGTAATCATGGTAGAGCCTGGAGGCCTGGAATCTGCTTTGGGAAGAACTAGCAGAGAGTTGAGTTGTATCGTGAGTAATGAAGCAATTTCTACATGGGTGAGCGGTTTTAGTGGAGAAAAGGTTGTTTGGATGGTAAAAGTAAACTTGTAGACTTGAGCACCCTATTTGGTAGCTTGAAGAGACTGAAGACACTCATATCGGAAATCTTGAACAAAATAACTAGTCTTGGTCCTCTTGGATGTGGATTTGCAGGTTTTCAGTTAGCTTTGGATCACAGAGTGACATGAGTAAgaacaggttttatcaaacgCCATTGTTGATCGATGCCCAAGTGGTTAGGGCTTAGACCTAGCTATAAAAAAATGAAGTGGGTTAGAACTTAAGGTAGCATTACAAAGTGGGAAGCCCTTAATCCGGGACAATTGAAcatatcatctttttttttttttgtttaaaaaacacCCGGATCACCTATCCTATGGGTAGGCTTTATGTACTTAAGTTCACGACATGTATGCTTTTGCTTCCACAAATGCCTCTTCAGAAAGGGTATTTATAAATCAGAAAGGGTATTTATAAAGGCAAAAATAACATATGTCATCATCACCTAATGCAACATACACGTATgtgattcaaaattttattttgtagtACTTGTTCAAATAATCTTATCAGGATGGTCCATCACTATCTAGCCACGTGGACAGCTGGTTTTGGGGAACGATGTATTGGATTATTTGTACATCATGGATTAATTACATCGCAAATTTAATATTCAAGTTTAATAAAAAACCCTTTCATGTATTTTCAtgcatctttttatttttaaacattCATATTCATCCTCGCATCTTCCTCTagttaataaattttttaaactttattttacCACTAGACCAAATCTGCGATCTAAAACTTACACACATAAACAAAGACCTTGGGGTCTATCCCTTTGTTAGCAAAAATGTCGTTTTAAACGTGTTcccattttttaccgttttaaacatATTTTGCCGTATGTTTGGAAAACATACGGAAAAAAGGCAAACGATAAGCATTCCCATTTTAAATACGTTTAAAACGCGTTCCtgtttttttggcattttttaagatcttggacttgttgaacaatgacttacttaactgaccatatctctctctcctgaactcTGATCGGCCCGATTCTTTCTCCGACGTAAAGATGGCTCGAAGGAtttcatttttcatgatatcacttTCAACTTCAGGTCAATGCATGGACACCGAAATTAGAAGCAtatattttgaataaaaaatcctcaatttatatgagaataatgtcgtttttggttttgtttttatgaaatataaacgtttaaaacctgTACCGTCCATTTTTCGTTTTTTACCGTTTTCTGTTTAATTTGACCATCCATTTACAATTTTTTACCTTATAAAACCCATATTGCAAGTGTCGTTcccatttttgctaactattACTCTATCCTTTGTCAAAATTTGAGTCTCATCTGATCTACAACTAGGCAAATATTTGTCATCCTGACAAGTTTTACCtattataatgaaaaaaaaacaaaaagacaagCGTGTCCTACTTAGAAAGATGATTGGAGTGGactgaatttttatcttctcaagtgtggtgcattgcTCAGTACACCTCACTTGTGCATCTGATAGTGGCCATGAGACTGAGAGGATGAACTTTAAAGGTGCATTGTACCGTCGGATGCAGTGATGCACAAGTGAGGTGCATTGGCAGTGGGCattgcacttgagaggataaagatccggaGTGGTCGAGgaatttttatcgtctcaaGTTCTGATTGCCCAATACCTTGCCACTATCTCTCTGGAAAGACGACACGTGGAAGCTTGAATTCGAACGTTCAAATTTAAAATCAAAGAATCTTAACCCCCACTCTCCATGCCCTAAAAGTctcaaattcaaaccaaaccGTTGGATCTACACAAGCCATGGGTCGCCTTCCCAGAGAGATATTGACCAGCATGGTATGGCAAATGGCTGTCATGGTATGAGTAGTTGTCCAAATTAAACCATCCTCTCAGAAACCAAGGAAGAAGCAAAAATAGGTTCCTTGGTTTCTGTaatcctcatcatcttctttcttctcaagtttTCAGAAACCAAGCAAGAGGCAAAAATGGGTTCCTTGGTTTCTGTAATCTAcatcatcttctttcttctcatgttttcaaTTTCTTTAGCAAGCTCAAGCTCAATCTATGAGAATTTCCTCATAGATTGAGCTTCGTCTCATGTTTACAATTTCTTTAGCAATTGAAAAGTctcaaattcaaaccaaaccGTTGGATCTACACAAGCCATGTGTCGTCATCCCAGAGAGATATTGATCACCATGGTATGGCAAATGGCTGTCATGGTATGAGTAGTTAACCAAATTTAACCACCCTCTCAGAAACCAAGCAAGAGGCAAAAATAGGTTCCTCGGTTTCTGTagtctttatcttcttctttcttctcatgttttcagaAACCAAGCAAGAGGCAAAAATGGGTTCCTTGGTTTCTAtaatcttcatcatcttctttcctCTCATGTTTTCAATTTCTTTAGCAAGTTCAAGCTCAATCTATGAGAATTTCCTCAAATGTGCTACAAATTATTCTTCTGAATCAATATCTGAACTTGTCTACACTCCTCAAGACTcatccttctcttctatcttgaATTCTACAATACATAACCTTAGACTCCTTTCATCTAAGAACCCTAAACCTCTCTTTATTCTCACACctacccatgaatctcacatccAAGCAGCTATTATCTGCTCTAAACAATATAATCTGCAGATCAGAGTCCGGAGCGGTGGCCATGATTATGAAGGCTTATCTTATCTATCTAATGCTCTGTTCCTCATTATTGATCTCCGTAACCTTCGGTCAATCGATGTCAACATGGAAGACGAGACCGCATGGGTTCAGGCAGGTGCAACTATTGGTGAGGTTTATTATCGAATTGCAGAGAAAAGTAGTATCCATGGCTTCCCTGCAGGGATTTGCCACAGTGTGGGCATTGGTGGGATGCTCAGTGGAGGTGGAAAAGGCACTATGGTGAGAAAATATGGCCTCGCCTGTGATAACGTAATGGATGCTCGAATAGTTGATGTTAATGGAAGAATTCTTGATAGAAAATCAATGGGTGAAGATCTGTTTTGGGCCAtccgaggaggaggagcagCAAGCTTTGGTGTCATCATCTCATGGCAGATCAGGTTGGTTCCTGTTCCACCTACTGTAACTGTATTCACAGTAAACAGAACACTAGAACAAGGAGCAACTAAACTTGTTCACAAATGGCAACACATAACAGATAAGTTACATGAAGATCTCTTCATAGCAATCATGGTACATGTTCTAGGTGGAGAGAGAAGAACAATCCAAGCTTCATTCAATTCCTTGTTCCTTGGAAGTTCTAAAGAACTTCTTCCTTTGATGGAGAACAGCTTCCCAGAGTTAGGATTGGAGGCCAAGGACTGTATTGAGATGAGTTGGATCAACTCTACCCTCTACTTTGATGGATACAGCAATGGAGAATCCCCATTCAACTTTCTAATGAACAAGACTTCTCAGTCCAAGATATTCTTCAAGGCCAAGTCTGATTTTGTGAAGGAACCCATTTCTGAAACAGGGCTTGAAAGGCTATGGAAGTTGTTAATCCTTGAGGGGGAAGGAGCATTCATGGAGATGGATCCTCTTGGTGGGAAGATGAGTGAGATACCAGAGTCTGAGACTCCATTTCCACACAGAGCTGGTAACCTGTACAGCATTCAATATAGGGTAATGTGGGAAGAGGCAGAGGGAGGGATAAGAGCAACCAAAAAGCAAATTAAATGGATGAGGAAGCTCCACAAGTACATGACTCCTTATGTCTCCAATTCTCCCAGGGCTGCTTATCTCAACCATAGAGATCTTGATTTGGGTAGAAACAAATATGGAAACACAAGCTACTCAAAAGCTACAGTTTGGGGTAGAAAGTATTTCAAGAATAACTTCAAAAGATTGGCGCTTGTAAAGGGCAAGGTTGATCCAGATAACTTTTTTTGGGATGAGCAAAGCATTCCACCACTTGCCTTAACAGAATGAAAAAGATCCTGTGCATCCGGGCAGCCGGGCTGCATATGCAGCGCCAGGCTCAAGGCGGCAcgctttgaccgccttacccctgcccaagcactTTGACCGCCTTTCCCTGCCCAGATGCACAAGATACAGGTCCCAGAATGAGAGTACCTTGTATCAGCTCATAATGGCGCAGTTGTGATAATAAAACAATAGAGAGAACTTAAATTTATCTGAACCGTATCTAGATAGTCACTGCAAGTATTGCTTTGATTTATTTCGATCACGAACTGTGCTTTACTGTAAATGATGCTCTATCAACGCTGTATGTGGCTGAGTCACATCACTTGATGTTGTCCTAAAAACCATTGACACCCCCCTCTAGTACAATTGGGAAATGTGTGAATTGGTCTCTAAGATAAAACAGTCCCTTGCTTCAACGATTAGAGTTCACTCTATTACTATTTTGGCCCATGTGAATTGTACTATTCATTTCACATCGTCATTGGTGTTTTATAGGAGATCCCCCAACCCTCACATCACGATCTGAAAAGGAAAACATAATttacatccaaaaaaaaaaggaaagccaGGGTGACAATGTGCCACGCTAGGCCGGGCCTACCTTAAAAactagcccaaccctagggcTCTTAAGGTCAGttcaa encodes:
- the LOC122672494 gene encoding berberine bridge enzyme-like 26, whose product is MGSLVSIIFIIFFPLMFSISLASSSSIYENFLKCATNYSSESISELVYTPQDSSFSSILNSTIHNLRLLSSKNPKPLFILTPTHESHIQAAIICSKQYNLQIRVRSGGHDYEGLSYLSNALFLIIDLRNLRSIDVNMEDETAWVQAGATIGEVYYRIAEKSSIHGFPAGICHSVGIGGMLSGGGKGTMVRKYGLACDNVMDARIVDVNGRILDRKSMGEDLFWAIRGGGAASFGVIISWQIRLVPVPPTVTVFTVNRTLEQGATKLVHKWQHITDKLHEDLFIAIMVHVLGGERRTIQASFNSLFLGSSKELLPLMENSFPELGLEAKDCIEMSWINSTLYFDGYSNGESPFNFLMNKTSQSKIFFKAKSDFVKEPISETGLERLWKLLILEGEGAFMEMDPLGGKMSEIPESETPFPHRAGNLYSIQYRVMWEEAEGGIRATKKQIKWMRKLHKYMTPYVSNSPRAAYLNHRDLDLGRNKYGNTSYSKATVWGRKYFKNNFKRLALVKGKVDPDNFFWDEQSIPPLALTE